The proteins below are encoded in one region of Buttiauxella gaviniae:
- the dkgB gene encoding 2,5-didehydrogluconate reductase DkgB → MTIPAFGLGTFRLKDDVVIKSVKTALELGYRAIDTAQIYDNEAAVGLAIKESGVAREDLFITTKIWIENLDKNKLIPGLKESLRKLHTDYVDLTLIHWPSPNDAVPVAEFMQALLTAKNEGLTRQIGISNFTIDLMQQAIDAVGAENIATNQIELSPYLQNRKVVEWANKHNIHITSYMTLAYGKALSDEVIGQIALKHNAIPAQVILAWAMKLGYAVIPSSTKRENLQSNLQAQILTLDEDDMSAIADLDRNDRLVSPEGLAPAWD, encoded by the coding sequence ATGACAATTCCTGCATTTGGTTTAGGTACTTTTCGTTTAAAAGACGATGTCGTTATCAAGTCCGTAAAAACAGCGCTTGAATTAGGTTATCGTGCCATTGATACCGCTCAAATCTATGACAATGAAGCGGCTGTTGGGCTGGCGATCAAAGAAAGTGGTGTTGCACGTGAAGATCTCTTTATCACGACCAAAATCTGGATTGAGAATTTGGACAAAAACAAACTCATTCCAGGTCTGAAGGAAAGTTTGCGTAAGTTGCATACTGATTACGTTGATTTAACCCTGATTCACTGGCCATCACCGAATGATGCTGTGCCAGTCGCTGAGTTCATGCAGGCATTATTGACTGCGAAAAATGAAGGACTGACGCGCCAGATTGGTATTTCTAATTTCACTATCGATCTGATGCAGCAAGCCATAGATGCCGTTGGTGCTGAGAATATTGCGACCAATCAAATTGAGCTTTCTCCATATTTGCAGAACCGCAAAGTGGTGGAGTGGGCAAACAAACATAACATCCATATCACCTCGTATATGACACTTGCCTATGGCAAAGCCCTGTCAGATGAAGTGATTGGGCAAATTGCTCTGAAACATAATGCGATCCCAGCGCAGGTCATTTTGGCATGGGCAATGAAGTTGGGTTATGCCGTTATTCCTTCATCCACAAAACGTGAAAACCTGCAAAGCAACTTACAGGCACAGATTCTCACGCTGGATGAGGACGATATGTCGGCTATTGCTGACCTTGACCGTAATGACCGACTGGTGAGTCCAGAAGGTTTGGCTCCAGCCTGGGATTAA